In a genomic window of Mucilaginibacter sp. KACC 22063:
- a CDS encoding carboxymuconolactone decarboxylase family protein: MSRIKIDQVEPAAYKAMYALENYLKTTGIDPRHKELIKIRASQINGCAFCIDMHTKDARKLGETEQRIYALNAWRETPFFDEQERALLALTEAVTLISSNHVPDEVWNKAAAVFDEVYLSQMIMAIATINAWNRIAISTRMEPAL; this comes from the coding sequence ATGAGCAGAATTAAAATTGACCAGGTAGAGCCGGCTGCATACAAAGCTATGTATGCTTTAGAAAATTATTTAAAAACCACCGGCATTGATCCCAGGCATAAAGAGCTGATAAAAATAAGGGCATCGCAGATTAATGGCTGTGCATTTTGTATTGATATGCACACTAAAGATGCCCGTAAGCTTGGTGAAACAGAGCAGCGCATTTACGCATTAAATGCCTGGCGCGAAACACCTTTTTTCGACGAGCAAGAACGCGCTTTACTGGCGCTTACAGAAGCAGTGACCCTGATCAGCAGCAATCATGTGCCGGACGAAGTGTGGAACAAAGCTGCCGCCGTTTTTGACGAAGTTTATCTTTCGCAAATGATAATGGCAATAGCAACGATAAATGCATGGAACCGGATAGCCATCAGCACCCGTATGGAACCAGCATTGTAA